The following DNA comes from Acidobacteriota bacterium.
TATCCACGAAGACCCGCGGACGCGCCGAGACGTTGCGGGCCTTGGCGGCCAATGCGTCGTATTCCGACTCTACGCGAGCAAAGTGTGCCTCGGCCTCGGCTTCCTTGTTGAACAGCATTGCGAAGAACTTGATCCACTCCGCCCGGCCGAGCGGCGTCTCCTCGAGCCGCTCGACAGGCAGCAGATTCGTGATGCCGAGCGCGCGGTACCGCTCGTAGCCCCGCATGATCGCCATGTACGGCGCGTAGCTGAGAAAGACATCCGGTTCGAGGGCCGCGGCCTGCTCCTCGGAGCGATGCCGGCGTATGCGGCCCTCGTCGATCAGGCGCACCAGGCCGGGCGACGTCGCGTGATCGATGCTGCCGCCCAGGGACAGGAGCCGATCCGATACCCCCAGGAGGTCCGAGATCCCGCCGTAGTGGTAGTTCTGCGCCGACCATCGGCGCACCGGGACCCACACCAGCACCGCGTCGGGATAGCCGGCGGGCCGAGGGGTGCCGCGCTGCACCATGAGGACCTGCTGCCGCTGGCCGCCCATGCCTTCGAGCACGATGTCCG
Coding sequences within:
- a CDS encoding ABC transporter substrate-binding protein, with translation DIVLEGMGGQRQQVLMVQRGTPRPAGYPDAVLVWVPVRRWSAQNYHYGGISDLLGVSDRLLSLGGSIDHATSPGLVRLIDEGRIRRHRSEEQAAALEPDVFLSYAPYMAIMRGYERYRALGITNLLPVERLEETPLGRAEWIKFFAMLFNKEAEAEAHFARVESEYDALAAKARNVSARPRVFVDMPAGDGWWTPGGRNASARMIADAGGDFVLDDNDSVSNQFVHHMEVAYDRGLDADVWLLTDAQVGRRDLLDLIATNPYTRQLPMLRRGAVYLKHGGSPGSPNPYWDMGLLYPQWDLADHIRILHPEVLPDHELVFHQSLASWVARSRETP